In Flagellatimonas centrodinii, a single window of DNA contains:
- a CDS encoding DUF4212 domain-containing protein — translation MSHPPDRSPQAYWRANIRLVLTLLAIWFAVSFGAGILLVDVFNAIPLGGFKLGFWFAQQGSIYTFVVLIFVYAAKMNRLDREFDVHED, via the coding sequence ATGTCACACCCCCCTGATCGGTCGCCCCAGGCGTACTGGCGGGCCAATATCCGGCTCGTGCTGACGCTGTTGGCGATCTGGTTCGCGGTCTCGTTCGGCGCCGGCATCCTGCTGGTGGATGTCTTCAACGCCATTCCACTCGGCGGCTTCAAGCTCGGATTCTGGTTCGCCCAGCAGGGCTCGATCTACACCTTCGTGGTGCTGATCTTCGTCTACGCGGCGAAGATGAATCGGCTCGACCGCGAATTCGACGTTCACGAAGACTGA
- a CDS encoding sodium:solute symporter family protein produces the protein MDTKTWIYIMVGGTFALYIGIALWARASTTSEYYTAGRGVNPIANGMATAADWMSAASFISMAGLIAFLGYSGSVYLMGWTGGYVLMALLLAPYLRKFGKFTVPEFIGDRFYSQTARIVAVICLLVMSLTYVIGQMRGAGIAFSRFLEVDISTGLFIGMGTVFTYAVLGGMKGITYTQIAQYVVLIFAYTVPAIFISMQLTGWAVPQVGLGATLEGSNGVYLLQKLDSLLVDLGFLEFTTNNSLSMFNMFLLTMALMIGTAGLPHVIVRFFTVPKVRDARKSAGWALVFIAILYTTAPAVGAMAIYNLINTVQPGEIGTADGNLVLDDRPGWMQTWEQTGLLAFDDKNGDGRLQYYNDKNPDFAATADRYGWAGSEVVTLDRDIMVLANPEIAGLPGWVIALVAAGGLAAALSTAAGLLLAISSAISHDLLKGVFMKGISDKTELMAGRIAMAGAILVAGYLGLNPPGFAAEVVALAFGLAASSLFPVLMLGIFSTRMNKQGAIAGMLTGLTSTLIYIFLFKGWFFVPGTAMLPDNASGWLFGIAPQGFGTVGAVLNFIVAVAVSRVTAPPPAEIQQLVEDVRVPRGAGGASSH, from the coding sequence ATGGATACCAAGACCTGGATTTACATCATGGTGGGCGGCACATTCGCCCTCTACATCGGCATCGCCCTGTGGGCCCGTGCCAGCACCACCAGCGAGTATTACACCGCCGGCCGAGGGGTCAATCCGATCGCCAACGGCATGGCGACCGCCGCCGACTGGATGAGTGCTGCCTCGTTCATCTCGATGGCCGGCCTGATCGCCTTTCTCGGCTACAGCGGCTCGGTCTACCTCATGGGCTGGACCGGCGGCTACGTTCTGATGGCGTTGTTGCTGGCCCCATACCTGCGTAAGTTCGGCAAGTTCACGGTACCGGAGTTCATCGGCGATCGCTTCTACTCGCAGACCGCCCGGATCGTCGCGGTGATCTGCCTGCTGGTGATGTCACTGACCTATGTGATTGGTCAGATGCGGGGCGCCGGCATCGCCTTTTCGCGGTTTCTCGAAGTCGACATCTCCACCGGCCTGTTCATCGGCATGGGGACCGTTTTCACCTATGCAGTCCTGGGCGGCATGAAGGGGATCACCTACACGCAGATTGCTCAGTACGTGGTGCTGATCTTCGCCTACACGGTTCCTGCGATCTTCATTTCGATGCAGCTCACCGGCTGGGCTGTACCCCAGGTCGGGCTCGGGGCCACGCTGGAGGGCAGCAACGGGGTCTATCTGCTGCAGAAACTCGACAGCCTGCTGGTGGATCTCGGCTTCCTGGAATTCACCACCAACAACAGCCTCAGCATGTTCAACATGTTCCTGCTGACCATGGCACTGATGATCGGGACCGCCGGACTCCCTCACGTGATCGTGCGTTTCTTCACGGTGCCGAAGGTGCGGGACGCCCGAAAATCTGCCGGGTGGGCGCTGGTGTTCATCGCCATTCTCTACACCACCGCGCCGGCCGTCGGCGCCATGGCGATCTACAACCTGATCAATACCGTGCAACCCGGAGAGATCGGCACCGCCGATGGCAATCTGGTGCTGGACGACCGGCCGGGCTGGATGCAGACCTGGGAACAGACCGGTCTGCTCGCCTTCGACGATAAGAACGGAGATGGTCGCCTGCAGTACTACAACGACAAGAATCCCGACTTCGCCGCCACCGCCGACCGCTACGGCTGGGCCGGCAGCGAGGTGGTGACGCTTGATCGCGACATCATGGTCCTCGCCAATCCGGAAATCGCCGGCCTGCCGGGATGGGTCATCGCGCTGGTGGCCGCCGGTGGCCTCGCTGCGGCGCTGTCGACCGCTGCGGGGCTGCTGCTGGCCATCTCCTCGGCAATTTCGCACGACCTTCTCAAAGGTGTCTTCATGAAGGGCATCAGTGACAAGACCGAGCTGATGGCCGGCCGTATCGCGATGGCGGGCGCCATCCTGGTGGCCGGCTACCTGGGCCTGAATCCCCCCGGCTTCGCGGCCGAGGTGGTGGCACTGGCCTTCGGCCTCGCCGCCTCGTCACTGTTCCCGGTGCTGATGTTGGGGATTTTCAGCACCCGCATGAACAAACAGGGGGCAATCGCTGGCATGCTCACCGGCCTGACCAGCACCCTGATCTACATCTTCCTGTTCAAGGGCTGGTTCTTCGTGCCGGGCACGGCAATGCTGCCGGACAACGCCTCAGGCTGGCTGTTCGGTATCGCACCCCAGGGGTTCGGCACGGTCGGTGCGGTGCTCAACTTCATTGTGGCCGTCGCGGTTTCGCGGGTCACTGCACCCCCACCCGCCGAGATCCAGCAGTTGGTCGAGGATGTCCGAGTGCCGCGCGGAGCCGGCGGCGCCAGCAGCCACTGA
- the queC gene encoding 7-cyano-7-deazaguanine synthase QueC, which yields MAEDRKAVVLLSGGLDSATVMALARAQGFSLYALSVSYGQRHIAELVAARRLAEHFGVRAHQTLQVNLDMVGGSALTDRSIAVPEAAAEGIPVTYVPARNTLFLSLALGWAEVVGAEDLFIGVNAVDYSGYPDCRPAFIDAFERLAAVATRGGVEGRPVRVQAPLMQLTKGEIIRAGTALQVPYELTVSCYQADDDGRACGRCDSCRLRREGFRAAAVDDPTRYV from the coding sequence ATGGCGGAAGACCGCAAGGCGGTGGTGTTGTTGTCGGGGGGGCTGGATTCGGCGACGGTCATGGCGCTGGCACGCGCACAGGGATTCTCGCTGTACGCACTGTCGGTGTCATACGGTCAGCGCCACATCGCGGAACTCGTTGCCGCCCGGCGATTGGCCGAGCACTTCGGCGTGCGCGCGCATCAGACCTTGCAGGTGAATCTCGACATGGTTGGCGGCTCGGCGCTGACGGATCGCAGCATCGCCGTGCCGGAAGCAGCAGCCGAAGGCATACCGGTGACCTACGTTCCGGCTCGCAACACCTTGTTCCTGTCGCTGGCGCTTGGGTGGGCCGAGGTGGTGGGCGCCGAGGATCTGTTCATCGGCGTCAACGCCGTCGACTACTCAGGCTATCCGGACTGCCGTCCTGCGTTCATCGACGCCTTTGAACGGCTGGCGGCGGTCGCGACCCGGGGTGGGGTCGAGGGGCGGCCAGTGCGGGTTCAGGCTCCGCTGATGCAGTTGACCAAGGGCGAGATCATCCGCGCCGGGACCGCACTGCAGGTGCCGTATGAATTGACGGTGTCCTGCTACCAGGCCGACGATGATGGCCGAGCCTGTGGTCGCTGTGACAGCTGCCGTCTGCGCCGCGAGGGATTTCGAGCGGCGGCGGTCGACGATCCGACGCGCTACGTCTGA